A single Halobellus ruber DNA region contains:
- a CDS encoding DUF5615 family PIN-like protein — protein MQLLADENVETEWVQALRDDGHNVVRVVDVEGLGVSATDPDVLAGATQEIEYS, from the coding sequence ATGCAACTGCTCGCTGATGAAAACGTGGAGACGGAGTGGGTCCAAGCCCTCCGCGACGACGGCCATAATGTCGTTCGCGTCGTCGACGTCGAGGGACTCGGTGTCAGTGCGACTGATCCGGATGTTTTGGCAGGTGCCACCCAGGAAATCGAGTACTCTTGA
- a CDS encoding DUF433 domain-containing protein, whose protein sequence is MAGAGFTSGADGTMPQIVRTDDVLGGDPRIKDHRIGVYHVYQRYVEGDETPEAIATSYGISVAEVHAALAYAFSNPEEMREIEARNQARYEEDPGIRITPDDRA, encoded by the coding sequence ATGGCTGGAGCAGGCTTCACATCGGGCGCCGACGGCACGATGCCCCAGATTGTGAGAACAGACGATGTCCTCGGGGGCGACCCGCGCATCAAAGACCACCGCATAGGCGTCTATCACGTCTATCAGCGATACGTGGAGGGCGACGAGACGCCCGAAGCAATCGCGACCAGCTATGGTATCTCGGTTGCCGAAGTTCACGCCGCTCTCGCCTACGCGTTCAGTAATCCCGAGGAGATGCGGGAGATCGAAGCCCGAAATCAGGCTCGCTACGAAGAGGACCCTGGAATCCGGATCACTCCCGACGATCGGGCCTGA
- a CDS encoding DUF6498-containing protein, whose amino-acid sequence MQQLFPPHASRPDVKLFSIFVANSVPVVGLLAFDTSAAALLIFYWLELGVVMLWTIVRALFAGKPPGKEAERDPFSGPQWATLRFILPDRFFGGDDSTSDGGWRAQQIPLPRTDVGIHLGTIPALVVVIFLLTVVWAGFGGVVAGPVVAAANGTGTPMWPLTGAGVVFVSQGGRTVTEYFYRGGYRDATVWTAAKGVFYEGFVLVGAGLLVLLSVYASTDGEAAGLESAASGPIIFTVIATKFLIDLTVYYIDTLDKPLRDLVVPD is encoded by the coding sequence ATGCAGCAGTTGTTCCCTCCACACGCGTCACGCCCTGATGTAAAATTATTCTCGATATTCGTGGCCAACAGCGTGCCTGTCGTCGGATTACTCGCGTTCGACACGTCGGCGGCAGCGCTGTTGATCTTTTATTGGCTGGAGCTCGGCGTGGTTATGCTCTGGACCATCGTGCGGGCTCTGTTTGCCGGCAAGCCACCCGGTAAGGAGGCCGAACGGGACCCGTTCAGCGGTCCCCAGTGGGCGACGCTACGGTTCATTCTCCCGGATCGGTTCTTCGGCGGTGACGACTCGACGTCCGACGGCGGTTGGAGGGCTCAGCAGATCCCACTACCCCGAACCGACGTTGGCATCCACCTCGGAACCATCCCTGCGCTCGTCGTCGTGATCTTCCTGCTCACCGTCGTGTGGGCTGGATTCGGAGGAGTAGTCGCCGGTCCGGTCGTTGCCGCAGCGAACGGAACCGGGACGCCAATGTGGCCGCTCACCGGTGCCGGTGTCGTTTTTGTGAGTCAAGGTGGCCGAACGGTCACGGAGTACTTCTATCGTGGCGGCTACCGGGACGCCACCGTTTGGACAGCAGCGAAAGGGGTATTCTACGAGGGGTTCGTCCTGGTTGGCGCCGGATTACTCGTGTTGCTGAGTGTATATGCGTCCACGGACGGCGAGGCCGCCGGTCTTGAGAGTGCAGCCAGTGGCCCGATCATTTTCACTGTTATCGCCACCAAGTTCCTGATCGATCTCACCGTGTACTACATCGATACGCTCGACAAACCGCTTCGTGACCTGGTTGTTCCCGATTGA
- a CDS encoding CPBP family intramembrane glutamic endopeptidase: protein MGIPPVYPGVMQSNRSLLARLSNEHPVVMFSALAIGLSWTVWMSTFSIATPRSGLGIIGIALGAFGPGAAGAVVTRLRGESVRAWLVTTFEWRRPLRWYGVAIAVPVVGALGVAVVVFSLVGLPDSGSLGRLAPWFLVNLVLATLFTGGNEEFGWRGFALPHLQKRFSALTASVLVGGVWALWHVPMFAYGVYQLSPLLYAVSVVSFAVILTWYYNASDGAVLGAVLLHGMINAAVNVPGRAVGGAAAVPVPYAAILAGVFGILAILLVIRYGPETLSHREAVRPRWTATRSADGPASGNASNGRRATEPSD from the coding sequence ATGGGTATCCCACCCGTTTACCCGGGTGTGATGCAATCGAACCGCTCGCTGCTCGCACGACTCAGCAACGAACATCCGGTCGTGATGTTCTCCGCACTAGCGATCGGACTCTCCTGGACGGTGTGGATGAGCACGTTTTCGATAGCTACCCCACGGTCGGGGCTGGGGATCATCGGGATAGCACTCGGAGCCTTCGGCCCCGGCGCTGCGGGAGCGGTCGTGACACGCCTCCGTGGTGAATCAGTCCGGGCTTGGCTCGTGACGACTTTCGAGTGGCGACGACCACTCCGCTGGTACGGAGTCGCAATCGCGGTTCCGGTGGTCGGTGCCCTCGGAGTCGCTGTCGTCGTGTTCTCACTCGTTGGGCTTCCCGACAGCGGTTCCCTCGGGCGGCTTGCCCCGTGGTTCCTGGTTAATCTGGTGCTGGCGACGCTGTTCACCGGTGGGAATGAGGAGTTCGGGTGGCGAGGATTCGCACTCCCACACCTCCAGAAGCGGTTCAGTGCGCTTACCGCGAGTGTTCTCGTCGGTGGCGTCTGGGCACTCTGGCACGTCCCGATGTTCGCCTACGGCGTGTACCAGCTCTCACCGCTTCTGTACGCCGTCAGCGTGGTCAGTTTCGCGGTCATTCTCACGTGGTACTACAACGCGTCGGACGGAGCCGTTCTCGGTGCCGTGCTGCTTCACGGGATGATCAACGCCGCGGTGAACGTCCCCGGACGGGCCGTCGGCGGGGCGGCAGCGGTGCCGGTCCCCTACGCTGCGATTCTGGCCGGTGTATTCGGGATCCTCGCTATCCTGCTCGTCATCCGCTACGGTCCCGAAACACTCTCACACAGGGAGGCCGTCCGGCCGCGCTGGACGGCAACACGGTCGGCCGACGGACCCGCGTCCGGTAACGCCTCAAACGGCCGACGTGCGACCGAACCGTCTGACTGA
- a CDS encoding helix-turn-helix domain-containing protein, translating into MDNDLNVWRAKADVTQEELADAVEVSRQTINAIERGRYDPSLELAFALADFFECAIEDIFQPDTE; encoded by the coding sequence GTGGACAACGATCTCAACGTGTGGCGGGCAAAAGCGGACGTGACGCAGGAGGAACTCGCCGACGCCGTTGAAGTGAGTCGACAAACCATCAACGCTATCGAACGAGGTCGGTATGACCCGAGCTTAGAGTTGGCGTTCGCGCTTGCGGACTTTTTCGAGTGTGCTATCGAGGACATTTTCCAGCCCGATACGGAGTGA
- a CDS encoding ArsR/SmtB family transcription factor: MGETRDGSLKLSDVRDPDALADLLGDECARTILVEAKKEPRSAAELSNRAGVSEPTVYRRLERLREYDLVTEEIQPVTDGKNYKLYRTELDGIELDLSEDGFEITVSRRERMADRFTRFVEGP, from the coding sequence ATTGGCGAAACAAGAGATGGATCACTCAAATTGTCCGACGTGCGTGATCCCGACGCGCTCGCAGATTTGCTCGGCGACGAGTGTGCACGTACGATTCTCGTCGAGGCGAAGAAGGAGCCTCGCTCGGCGGCAGAGCTCAGCAATCGCGCCGGGGTTTCAGAACCGACGGTCTACCGGCGACTCGAACGACTCCGCGAGTACGATCTGGTCACCGAGGAGATCCAGCCGGTCACCGACGGGAAGAACTACAAGCTCTACCGGACGGAACTCGACGGCATCGAACTCGATCTCAGCGAGGACGGCTTCGAGATTACGGTCTCACGTCGGGAACGGATGGCCGACCGCTTCACACGGTTCGTAGAGGGACCCTGA
- a CDS encoding restriction endonuclease, with product MAVLDDLSGFEFEDLMEDVFQNLGYENVRQAERTADEGRDVIMEEVVDGTRRAIIVECKHTGTVGRPVVQKLHSAIATFDFDGPKRGMVATTGRFTNPAEEYADRLQRNDDPYPIELIDGEDLREIADEIGLDLYNGRIEILCDETLRPYDPAADVDAPVTEAFRDIENIEAADLPDPHSSVTFRPVVAVTADTNAVFETSVGVIHRINDRTRFVAHAERGQPQVVDEDVATLVTENLHATVDLDAEQFGEVFDAVEERRFGQTQTEYKEWAVERLQHHHTTTVTYTGDNNVTYNKTCEPNRSDISVQSIEPVYLPEVRHTTDIQEYTYPYEYYAAGPSRVTAEDGIHRCVHCDTSGGDETYTYCSNCGAIACSSHIKTERLEGEPVCTGCAVTERFALKTKYFYDEENLEAFREEYAAMPLHEKAMENKWLAGGSVVATLLVVVGLLVIGGII from the coding sequence ATGGCTGTACTGGACGACCTCTCGGGGTTCGAGTTCGAGGACTTGATGGAGGACGTGTTCCAGAACCTCGGCTACGAGAACGTCCGGCAGGCCGAACGCACGGCCGACGAGGGGCGGGACGTCATTATGGAGGAGGTCGTCGACGGCACGCGACGGGCGATCATCGTCGAGTGTAAGCACACGGGGACGGTCGGCCGGCCGGTCGTCCAGAAGCTGCACTCGGCCATCGCGACGTTCGACTTCGACGGTCCAAAGCGTGGGATGGTCGCCACCACTGGTCGATTTACGAACCCTGCCGAGGAGTACGCTGACCGGCTCCAGCGGAACGACGATCCCTATCCCATCGAGCTGATCGACGGCGAGGACCTTCGGGAAATCGCCGACGAGATCGGTCTCGATCTCTACAACGGGCGCATCGAGATTCTCTGCGACGAGACGCTCCGCCCGTACGATCCGGCCGCCGACGTCGACGCGCCAGTCACGGAGGCGTTCCGCGACATCGAGAACATCGAGGCCGCCGACCTCCCAGACCCACACTCATCGGTGACGTTCCGCCCGGTGGTCGCGGTCACCGCGGACACGAACGCCGTCTTCGAGACGTCGGTGGGCGTCATCCACCGGATCAACGACCGGACCCGATTCGTTGCCCACGCCGAACGCGGGCAGCCACAGGTCGTCGATGAAGACGTCGCGACGCTGGTCACCGAGAACCTCCACGCGACGGTCGATCTCGACGCCGAGCAGTTCGGAGAGGTGTTCGACGCCGTCGAGGAGCGGCGGTTCGGGCAGACGCAAACGGAGTACAAGGAGTGGGCAGTCGAGCGACTCCAGCACCACCACACGACGACGGTCACCTACACCGGCGACAACAACGTCACCTACAACAAGACCTGCGAGCCGAACCGCTCGGACATCTCCGTGCAGTCGATCGAACCAGTGTACCTCCCCGAAGTTCGGCACACCACCGACATCCAGGAGTACACCTATCCCTACGAGTACTACGCGGCAGGCCCGTCACGAGTAACAGCCGAGGACGGCATCCACCGCTGCGTCCACTGTGACACGAGCGGCGGCGACGAGACGTACACCTACTGTTCGAACTGCGGGGCAATCGCCTGCTCCAGCCACATCAAAACGGAGCGGCTGGAAGGCGAGCCGGTCTGTACGGGGTGTGCGGTGACGGAACGGTTCGCGCTGAAGACGAAGTACTTCTACGACGAGGAGAATCTCGAAGCGTTCCGCGAGGAGTACGCCGCGATGCCGCTTCACGAGAAGGCGATGGAGAACAAGTGGCTGGCCGGGGGAAGCGTTGTCGCGACGCTGCTGGTCGTCGTCGGACTACTCGTCATCGGCGGCATCATCTAA
- a CDS encoding DUF6166 domain-containing protein, whose protein sequence is MSGISGPRSHVQSRTSADPDVIYVGYRRRGRAIVEKQPDQEQLTPERSLELANHSPSGFEWGYCGSGPAQLALALLLDYTGDEAFALDHYQEFKTEVVSQLECTGPNGCWRLTSSNIDAVLHETPDKPAAPTI, encoded by the coding sequence ATGAGTGGAATCAGCGGCCCACGCTCACACGTACAGTCACGGACTTCGGCAGATCCCGACGTCATCTACGTCGGTTACCGCCGTCGAGGCCGCGCCATCGTCGAGAAGCAACCGGATCAAGAACAACTCACGCCAGAGCGGAGTCTCGAGCTGGCGAATCACAGTCCTTCGGGATTCGAATGGGGATATTGTGGCAGCGGGCCGGCCCAACTCGCACTCGCCCTTCTGCTCGATTACACGGGCGACGAGGCGTTCGCCCTCGATCACTACCAAGAGTTCAAAACCGAGGTCGTGAGCCAGCTCGAATGTACAGGTCCCAACGGATGCTGGCGCCTCACCAGCAGTAACATCGACGCAGTTCTTCACGAAACGCCTGACAAGCCCGCCGCACCGACCATCTAA
- a CDS encoding glycosyltransferase: MSNRQTRSPTSVLLPTVSWTDACDEVAAQLGPEDELLIIHDSEDDPVAGRNSLPKNVQLIAAGDPIGCSGKANAIAAGMEAASHDRLVWTDDDFHHPPEWLDRLREDYAEHGPTTELPVFVGQDPLAVLLEPIYFLGGTLGTYIGDHAWGGAVIFDRSDIDEARFLSKLRQTISDDGLLGDHTDVTSVRRVRRVPMGGSLRQTLERHIRFNKIFATYDPVAAKLSFGVLVAVLIGCVLFPPLAVGLTLLTAGGSASFGVQRGSLLLTVPALVAAVPLGLYAFTRDTFVWGGRRYRWHSKYAVEVLTE, encoded by the coding sequence ATGTCGAACAGACAGACACGCTCACCGACAAGCGTACTCCTCCCGACAGTATCTTGGACTGACGCCTGCGATGAGGTCGCCGCACAGTTGGGGCCCGAAGACGAGCTCCTCATCATCCATGACAGCGAGGACGACCCGGTTGCGGGCCGCAACTCGCTCCCGAAGAACGTCCAGTTGATCGCTGCCGGCGACCCTATCGGGTGTTCCGGGAAAGCAAATGCTATCGCTGCTGGGATGGAGGCCGCCAGTCACGACCGGCTTGTCTGGACCGACGATGACTTTCATCACCCTCCAGAGTGGCTTGACCGCCTCCGCGAGGACTACGCCGAACACGGCCCGACAACGGAGCTACCGGTATTCGTCGGGCAAGATCCGCTTGCAGTCCTGTTAGAGCCGATTTATTTTCTTGGTGGCACGCTCGGAACATACATAGGTGACCACGCTTGGGGTGGAGCTGTCATATTTGATCGGAGTGATATTGACGAGGCACGATTCCTCTCGAAACTCCGTCAGACGATCAGCGACGATGGTCTCCTCGGCGACCACACCGACGTGACTTCAGTTCGGCGCGTACGGAGGGTCCCGATGGGTGGAAGTCTTCGGCAAACGCTCGAACGACACATCCGGTTTAATAAGATTTTCGCAACGTATGATCCAGTAGCGGCGAAACTCTCATTTGGTGTGTTGGTTGCGGTTCTCATCGGCTGTGTTCTCTTCCCACCCCTGGCGGTGGGACTAACACTGCTGACAGCCGGTGGTAGCGCTAGCTTCGGGGTTCAACGGGGGTCACTACTGCTGACGGTGCCAGCACTTGTAGCCGCTGTCCCTCTGGGGCTGTATGCGTTCACCCGGGACACATTTGTTTGGGGCGGGCGACGGTACCGGTGGCACTCGAAGTATGCCGTTGAGGTACTGACCGAGTAG
- a CDS encoding DUF7521 family protein encodes MFDVTLQSVDLETLRTVRQLSEVIIILFGLAISYIAYTAYRQNQSRPMLYIAVGFVLVLFVPGAVAVVLFVLLDVPGPIVNGVNQFFELAGLGLILYGLWSPRRD; translated from the coding sequence ATGTTCGATGTAACGCTCCAGTCGGTCGACCTCGAAACGCTCCGAACCGTTCGTCAGCTCAGCGAGGTAATCATCATCCTCTTCGGGCTGGCGATCAGTTATATCGCCTACACGGCATACCGACAGAATCAGAGCCGTCCGATGCTGTACATCGCGGTCGGATTCGTTCTGGTGCTGTTCGTACCGGGCGCTGTAGCGGTTGTCCTGTTTGTGTTGCTGGACGTGCCCGGCCCCATCGTTAACGGTGTCAACCAGTTCTTCGAACTCGCTGGTCTGGGACTGATTCTCTACGGCTTGTGGAGCCCGCGGCGAGACTGA
- a CDS encoding MarR family transcriptional regulator — protein sequence MISKAGLALLDALSTGRKATPEELAAETGYSRDHLYDVLDELHAAGLLTETRGPSNQRRVRIAEHPVTEAYRTLLSEFSHVDWTELLSPATLRVCWYLDRPRHIADIADRLGITRQGVHSALSPLKHRALLSRSDSKYALRDEVSPLLAFARATVKHEHRARVREIAPSATIAWCDPNRSLVRVQTDEDTDALQAAPDWEMTGLGRFAAYGLQFFLAGEPPFWYAPDEELTAAEVVCHTLLLDSGSRRVSYSMLLIEAEDIDQETLVETARWYDLEPTVKALYRPLRGDFDRTDDLPVILPKKDEYMALKEQYGVS from the coding sequence ATGATTTCGAAGGCCGGACTCGCCTTGCTTGACGCGCTGAGTACCGGCCGTAAAGCAACACCGGAGGAACTCGCGGCCGAAACCGGATATTCACGAGACCATCTGTACGACGTACTCGACGAATTGCACGCAGCGGGATTGCTCACAGAAACCCGTGGCCCCAGCAATCAGCGTCGTGTCCGCATCGCGGAACATCCAGTTACCGAAGCGTATCGAACGCTGCTATCGGAGTTCAGCCACGTGGACTGGACGGAACTGCTCTCCCCAGCCACACTCCGCGTGTGTTGGTATCTCGATAGACCACGACACATCGCTGATATCGCAGACCGGCTCGGAATCACTCGACAAGGTGTCCACAGCGCGTTATCGCCGCTCAAGCACCGAGCACTACTCTCCAGATCCGATTCGAAGTACGCCCTCCGTGACGAAGTCTCGCCGCTGTTGGCGTTCGCCCGGGCTACCGTAAAGCACGAACATCGAGCCCGAGTCCGGGAAATCGCCCCCAGCGCCACGATCGCGTGGTGCGATCCGAACCGGTCCCTCGTCCGCGTACAGACCGATGAGGATACGGACGCACTCCAAGCAGCTCCGGACTGGGAGATGACCGGACTGGGTCGGTTTGCAGCGTATGGTCTACAGTTTTTCCTCGCCGGCGAGCCTCCGTTCTGGTATGCGCCGGACGAGGAGCTAACGGCTGCTGAAGTCGTGTGTCATACGCTCCTTCTGGATAGCGGATCCCGGCGCGTCAGCTATTCGATGCTACTGATCGAGGCGGAGGACATCGATCAGGAGACACTCGTCGAGACCGCACGGTGGTACGACCTGGAACCCACTGTGAAAGCATTGTATCGGCCACTTCGGGGCGACTTCGACAGGACAGATGATCTGCCAGTCATCCTCCCAAAGAAGGACGAATATATGGCACTCAAAGAGCAGTACGGAGTCTCGTAA
- a CDS encoding DUF6498-containing protein, translated as MFPGFVGKPPESLPRFEVLGILVANAVPLVGVGALGWQPTTLILLYWVEFSVVLLAAVVRAVFAGRPSELDDDPLVLGALARRSLRVTVPQTDVGVRMSSVPVLLIATPLLAILWFAVSGVTVGVVGVAEPEQPEWVLGLAILTIIIAEAGRTGFEYFYQRAYREHSAQTALRGVLFRGTALFGIGVCVVVVAAPAGASASSAIRDPGTVGVPLLLGIVGLKTALDLVDQYADRLEAYDEATDVSLGVAYDPPTDRAVDDDLSENAARVRPTLLGRLFGGIPTLVRHPNAAVVGVFIGLIALLFATGRVWSVAAPLAAAAVVVPFGLSSADHWLRYANVEYRVDDDAVVAYDRLFRQPLWRVEPWDERSLRVERDWLDGRLGTETVVVKLDDDTLRLPHLGDAETVLATFDRRPDRSVG; from the coding sequence ATGTTCCCCGGGTTCGTCGGCAAACCTCCGGAGTCGTTACCCCGTTTTGAGGTGCTCGGCATCCTCGTGGCGAACGCCGTTCCGCTCGTCGGCGTGGGTGCGCTGGGCTGGCAGCCCACGACTCTGATCCTCCTGTACTGGGTGGAGTTTTCGGTGGTGTTGCTGGCAGCAGTGGTTCGAGCCGTGTTCGCCGGACGGCCATCCGAACTCGACGACGACCCGCTGGTTCTGGGCGCGCTGGCCCGCCGGTCGTTACGCGTGACCGTGCCCCAAACCGACGTTGGCGTTCGGATGTCCAGCGTCCCCGTGCTCCTGATCGCTACCCCTCTGCTGGCGATTCTGTGGTTCGCTGTCAGTGGAGTGACCGTCGGTGTGGTCGGCGTCGCCGAACCCGAACAGCCGGAGTGGGTTCTTGGATTGGCTATTCTCACGATCATTATTGCCGAGGCGGGGCGAACCGGATTCGAGTACTTTTACCAACGAGCGTACCGCGAGCACAGCGCTCAGACCGCGCTCCGGGGCGTCCTGTTCCGGGGCACTGCACTGTTCGGTATCGGGGTCTGTGTGGTCGTCGTCGCCGCCCCCGCCGGCGCAAGCGCTTCGAGTGCGATTCGCGATCCCGGCACGGTCGGGGTTCCGCTGCTCCTCGGCATCGTCGGCCTGAAGACCGCACTCGATCTCGTAGATCAGTACGCCGATCGGCTCGAAGCGTACGACGAGGCGACCGACGTCTCCCTCGGCGTCGCGTACGACCCACCGACCGATCGAGCGGTGGACGACGACCTCTCGGAGAACGCAGCGCGCGTCCGTCCGACGTTGCTCGGGCGGCTGTTCGGCGGGATTCCGACCCTCGTCCGGCACCCGAATGCGGCGGTGGTGGGTGTGTTCATCGGGCTGATCGCACTGCTGTTCGCCACCGGTCGGGTGTGGTCCGTCGCTGCCCCGCTCGCCGCCGCGGCCGTGGTGGTCCCTTTCGGGTTGAGTTCCGCTGATCACTGGCTCCGGTACGCCAACGTCGAGTATCGCGTCGACGACGACGCGGTCGTTGCTTACGACCGCCTGTTCCGACAACCGCTCTGGCGCGTCGAACCGTGGGACGAACGGAGCCTGCGCGTCGAGCGCGACTGGCTCGACGGTCGACTCGGGACCGAGACGGTCGTCGTGAAGTTGGACGACGACACCCTCCGACTCCCGCACTTGGGGGATGCAGAGACCGTGCTTGCGACGTTCGATCGTCGACCCGACCGGTCGGTAGGGTGA